Proteins co-encoded in one Trueperella abortisuis genomic window:
- a CDS encoding Rne/Rng family ribonuclease, whose product MADDAEGRAHVAPMTTLLFQEPDMTRAVRTRRQRRNDDADAPTPDSTEDETTKSKSRRGRRGGRKSTEEQAQSSSAARSDDSASEDTGEEAPPKRSRRQAKSEAKTGESKGGQKASKESKAAKNSKDSAAAEPEESASSQDQTDKAHDDESDSSTTVRRRRRRRSSEEADDGVTAPKGSTRLEAKKRRRKEGRRAGRRRTTISESEYLARREAVDRTMLVREQDGLNQIAVLEDGVLVEHYVARHTQTSMVGNVYLGRVQNVLPSMEAAFVDIGKGRNAVLYAGEVNWDAVGMNGKPRKIEDALKSGDTVLVQVTKDPIGHKGARLTGQVTLAGRHLVLVPDGSMTGISRKLPEKERARLKEILKRVVPSEHGVIVRTAAEGATEDQIRSDVDRLVKAWADIQAKSKSTKNAPSMLKSEPELAVRVVRDIFNEDFKELKVSGDEAWQTIHDYVEELSPELMDRLEHWTSEKDIFAASRVDEQLAKAFDQKVFLPSGGSLIIDRTEAMTVIDVNTGKFTGAGGSLEETVTRNNLEAAEEIVRQLRLRDIGGIIVIDFIDMVLEENRDLVLRRLVECLGRDRTRHQVAEVTSLGLVQMTRKRVGQGLVEAFSTTCECCDGRGYITHEHPVERGETEAQNPRVNPRRQQASPAVAEEDPKHEEVRAALANIAAAASSKHESDDDAEPSGQTEEKPKGSRSRGSGRRRTGGARSTATDKAEEAETPAENPEEESADKSGSAAEKATGKTDKATRKRGASSAKQERPEKTGEQAEPTKPRRRRRVSSSGTITPSSNASAIMTFPAKDESEK is encoded by the coding sequence ATGGCAGACGATGCCGAAGGGCGCGCACACGTTGCGCCCATGACCACTCTTCTCTTCCAGGAGCCCGACATGACGCGGGCCGTGCGCACTCGCCGTCAGCGCCGCAACGACGACGCCGACGCTCCGACTCCCGACTCCACCGAGGATGAGACCACCAAGTCCAAGAGCCGACGCGGCCGGCGCGGGGGACGAAAGTCCACCGAGGAGCAGGCGCAGTCCAGCTCTGCCGCGCGCTCCGATGATAGTGCCTCGGAAGACACCGGCGAGGAAGCGCCCCCGAAGCGGTCTCGGCGTCAGGCGAAATCCGAGGCCAAGACGGGCGAATCCAAGGGCGGCCAGAAGGCGTCCAAGGAGTCCAAAGCCGCCAAGAATTCGAAGGATTCCGCGGCCGCAGAGCCGGAGGAATCCGCGTCTTCGCAGGATCAGACCGACAAGGCCCACGACGACGAGTCGGACTCGTCGACCACCGTGCGGCGGCGTCGTCGCCGGCGTAGCTCCGAGGAGGCCGACGACGGGGTGACCGCACCCAAGGGCTCCACCCGCCTGGAGGCGAAGAAGCGCCGCAGGAAGGAAGGTCGGCGCGCCGGGCGTCGTCGTACAACGATCTCCGAGTCCGAATATCTCGCGCGTCGCGAGGCCGTGGATCGCACGATGCTCGTGCGCGAACAGGATGGCCTCAACCAGATCGCCGTCCTCGAGGACGGGGTACTGGTCGAACACTACGTGGCCCGCCACACGCAGACCTCGATGGTTGGCAACGTCTACCTCGGCCGCGTGCAGAACGTGCTTCCCTCCATGGAGGCCGCGTTCGTCGACATCGGGAAGGGCCGCAACGCTGTGCTGTACGCCGGCGAGGTCAACTGGGACGCGGTGGGCATGAACGGCAAGCCGCGCAAAATCGAGGACGCGCTCAAGAGCGGCGACACGGTCCTCGTCCAGGTCACCAAGGACCCGATCGGCCACAAGGGGGCCCGCCTCACCGGTCAGGTTACACTTGCCGGGCGCCACCTTGTGCTCGTGCCGGACGGCTCGATGACGGGCATCTCTCGAAAGCTTCCGGAGAAGGAGCGCGCGCGCCTGAAGGAAATCCTCAAGCGCGTGGTGCCCTCCGAGCACGGCGTCATCGTCCGAACGGCCGCCGAAGGTGCCACCGAGGACCAGATCCGAAGCGACGTTGACCGGCTGGTCAAAGCCTGGGCCGACATCCAGGCCAAATCGAAGTCCACGAAGAACGCCCCCTCCATGCTCAAGAGCGAGCCGGAGCTGGCCGTACGCGTCGTGCGCGACATCTTCAACGAGGACTTTAAGGAGTTGAAAGTCTCGGGTGACGAGGCGTGGCAGACCATCCACGACTACGTCGAGGAGCTTTCGCCGGAGCTGATGGACCGCCTCGAACACTGGACGAGCGAGAAGGACATCTTCGCGGCCTCTCGCGTGGACGAGCAGCTTGCCAAGGCCTTCGACCAGAAGGTCTTCCTACCCTCGGGCGGCTCGCTCATCATTGACCGCACCGAAGCCATGACAGTGATCGACGTCAACACCGGCAAGTTCACCGGCGCCGGCGGTTCGCTGGAGGAGACAGTCACCCGCAACAACCTCGAGGCCGCTGAGGAAATCGTGCGCCAGCTGCGGTTGCGCGACATCGGCGGCATCATTGTCATCGACTTCATCGACATGGTCCTGGAGGAGAATCGCGACCTCGTGCTTCGCCGCCTGGTGGAGTGCCTGGGCCGCGATCGCACCCGCCACCAGGTGGCCGAGGTGACCTCGCTCGGGCTGGTGCAGATGACCCGCAAGCGGGTGGGCCAGGGCCTTGTCGAGGCCTTCTCCACCACCTGCGAGTGCTGCGACGGGCGCGGGTACATCACCCACGAGCATCCCGTCGAGCGCGGTGAGACGGAGGCGCAGAATCCGCGCGTCAATCCGCGTCGCCAGCAGGCAAGTCCGGCGGTGGCTGAGGAAGATCCCAAGCACGAGGAGGTCCGCGCGGCCCTCGCCAACATCGCCGCCGCTGCCTCTTCCAAGCACGAGTCCGACGACGACGCCGAACCGTCGGGGCAGACGGAGGAGAAGCCGAAGGGCTCGCGCTCGCGTGGCTCCGGCCGGCGCCGGACAGGTGGAGCGCGTTCGACGGCCACGGACAAGGCCGAGGAGGCCGAGACGCCGGCCGAGAATCCGGAGGAGGAATCGGCTGACAAGTCCGGGTCCGCCGCTGAGAAGGCGACCGGTAAGACCGACAAGGCTACGCGGAAGCGCGGGGCGTCGTCGGCCAAGCAGGAACGCCCAGAGAAAACGGGCGAGCAGGCGGAGCCGACAAAGCCGCGTCGCCGTCGTCGTGTCTCGTCGTCGGGGACGATCACCCCTAGCTCGAACGCTTCGGCAATCATGACCTTCCCGGCGAAGGACGAGTCTGAGAAGTGA
- a CDS encoding cytochrome ubiquinol oxidase subunit I — MDVLDLSRWQFAITTVYHFILVPLTIGLSPLVAIMQTRWLRSGDTKYLRMSEFFGKLLIINFALGVATGIVQEFQFGMTWSEYSRYVGDIFGAPLAFEALLAFFMESVFLGVWIFGRGRISPKAHTVSIWMVALGTNISAFFILAANSFMQNPTGAVFNPTTGRAELDGMSGFLEVVFSPTTLYTLLHTISASLMVAGAMISGVSIWWIVRALRTNNEVEAREFWKPAAQFGLKTLALAGILAIGSGHFMGQHIYEVQPTKMISAMGIYETGEQHDLALLMLGTEANEDSIVSLPFIPGLESFMVTNHFSGPESTLVGSGDIQQTFTEAFGDIYGTDVNYIPNEFVSFYSFRVMMVLGFVSLGLALLGLYLLRKDKLITSPGLAKLFVWTIPLPFLASTFGWLLAEIGRQPWVVYPNFPREGNLSPSQMVQLLTQDGVSQTVLSGEVLASLIIFTLLYAVLGVVWYKLIIRYVREGINPADKLLLEQAHIKGVTEDTKLSFAY, encoded by the coding sequence GTGGATGTCTTAGACCTTTCACGGTGGCAGTTCGCGATCACGACCGTGTACCACTTCATCCTGGTACCGCTCACGATCGGGCTCTCGCCACTCGTGGCAATCATGCAGACCAGATGGCTGCGAAGCGGGGACACCAAGTACCTGCGCATGTCGGAATTCTTCGGCAAGCTCCTCATTATCAACTTCGCCCTCGGCGTTGCAACAGGCATCGTCCAGGAGTTCCAGTTCGGAATGACCTGGTCGGAGTACTCGCGCTACGTGGGTGACATCTTCGGCGCGCCGCTCGCGTTCGAGGCACTGCTGGCCTTCTTCATGGAGTCCGTCTTCCTCGGCGTGTGGATCTTCGGCCGCGGCCGCATCTCCCCCAAGGCCCACACGGTCTCCATCTGGATGGTGGCCCTTGGCACGAACATCTCCGCGTTCTTCATCCTCGCGGCGAACTCCTTCATGCAGAACCCGACCGGCGCCGTCTTCAACCCGACCACGGGCCGCGCGGAGCTCGACGGCATGTCGGGCTTCCTCGAGGTGGTCTTCTCCCCGACCACGCTCTACACGCTTCTTCACACGATCTCGGCCTCCCTCATGGTGGCCGGCGCGATGATCTCAGGCGTGTCGATCTGGTGGATCGTGCGAGCACTGCGCACCAACAACGAGGTCGAGGCGCGAGAGTTCTGGAAGCCGGCCGCCCAGTTCGGTCTCAAGACCCTCGCGCTCGCCGGCATCCTCGCGATCGGATCGGGCCACTTCATGGGCCAGCACATCTACGAGGTCCAGCCCACCAAGATGATCTCGGCGATGGGCATCTACGAGACGGGCGAACAGCACGATCTCGCGCTCCTCATGCTCGGCACCGAGGCGAACGAGGACTCGATCGTCTCCCTGCCGTTCATTCCGGGCCTGGAGTCTTTCATGGTGACCAACCACTTCTCCGGGCCGGAGTCCACGCTAGTCGGCTCGGGAGACATCCAGCAGACCTTCACCGAAGCCTTCGGCGACATCTACGGCACGGACGTGAACTACATCCCGAACGAGTTCGTCTCCTTCTACTCCTTCCGCGTCATGATGGTCCTCGGCTTCGTCTCCCTGGGCCTGGCGTTGCTCGGCCTTTACCTCCTGCGTAAGGACAAGCTGATCACCAGCCCGGGTCTGGCGAAGCTGTTCGTGTGGACGATCCCGCTGCCCTTCCTCGCGTCGACATTCGGCTGGCTCCTGGCCGAGATCGGCCGTCAACCGTGGGTTGTCTACCCCAACTTCCCGCGCGAGGGTAACCTCTCGCCGTCGCAGATGGTACAGCTATTGACACAGGACGGCGTGTCTCAGACCGTCCTGTCCGGCGAGGTTCTGGCCTCGCTCATCATCTTCACGCTGCTCTACGCCGTGCTTGGCGTGGTGTGGTACAAGCTCATCATCCGCTACGTTCGCGAGGGCATCAACCCGGCGGACAAGCTTCTCCTCGAGCAGGCCCACATCAAGGGCGTCACCGAGGACACGAAGCTCAGCTTCGCTTACTAA
- the cydB gene encoding cytochrome d ubiquinol oxidase subunit II, producing MELSALQIIWFALLAVLWIGYLTLEGFGFGTGMLLKILPRNEKERRLALNTIGPHWDGNEVFLLTAGGATFAAFPEWYATMFSGMYLALVAILICLIIRISAIEWRGKINTDSWRNLWDNLHFGVAWVVTLIWGVAFANLIQGTKIQVGHYSELGGQFIPADPANIDAALAAGDRHFLTGGFVSLFTPYTIVGGVVFLLLFLTHGALWLAIKTKGDFSERAIALAKKLSLASTGLTAIWAVWGQFAYRGQAWGFIPLALAAVALIASTLVIQKGKDVQSFIFSFAGLAFAVVWVFSTFGANALKSSVDPAYDLTLIQASATSPTQSVMLIAAIVFVPIVLAYTAWSYKAFAGRLTVENISDEPAGLDPKKVRAFANA from the coding sequence GTGGAACTTTCAGCACTGCAGATTATCTGGTTCGCACTCCTCGCGGTTCTCTGGATCGGCTACCTCACGCTCGAAGGCTTCGGCTTCGGCACGGGCATGCTCCTGAAGATCCTGCCCCGCAACGAGAAGGAGCGCCGCCTCGCGCTCAACACGATCGGCCCCCACTGGGACGGCAACGAGGTCTTCCTCCTCACCGCCGGCGGCGCCACCTTCGCCGCCTTCCCCGAGTGGTACGCCACGATGTTCTCGGGCATGTACCTGGCCCTCGTCGCCATCCTCATCTGCCTGATCATCCGCATCTCGGCCATCGAGTGGCGCGGCAAGATCAACACCGATAGCTGGCGCAACCTGTGGGACAACCTCCACTTTGGGGTTGCCTGGGTGGTCACCCTGATCTGGGGCGTGGCGTTCGCCAACCTCATTCAGGGCACCAAGATCCAGGTGGGCCACTACTCTGAGCTCGGCGGGCAGTTCATCCCAGCCGACCCCGCGAATATCGACGCTGCGCTCGCCGCTGGCGACCGGCACTTCCTCACGGGCGGTTTCGTCTCCCTGTTCACCCCCTACACGATCGTGGGCGGCGTGGTCTTCCTTCTGCTCTTCCTCACGCACGGCGCGCTGTGGCTGGCGATCAAGACCAAGGGCGACTTTTCCGAGCGTGCCATCGCACTGGCCAAGAAGCTCTCGCTTGCCTCCACGGGCCTGACGGCCATCTGGGCGGTGTGGGGCCAGTTCGCCTACCGCGGCCAGGCCTGGGGCTTCATCCCGCTGGCGCTCGCCGCGGTTGCCCTTATCGCCTCCACGCTCGTGATCCAGAAGGGCAAGGACGTCCAGTCCTTCATCTTCTCCTTCGCGGGCCTGGCCTTCGCAGTGGTGTGGGTCTTCTCGACCTTCGGCGCCAACGCGCTGAAGTCCTCGGTTGACCCGGCCTACGACCTGACGCTGATCCAGGCGTCGGCGACCTCGCCGACGCAGTCGGTGATGCTCATCGCGGCGATCGTCTTCGTCCCGATCGTGCTGGCCTACACCGCCTGGTCCTACAAGGCCTTCGCCGGCCGCCTCACGGTGGAGAACATCTCCGACGAACCGGCGGGGCTTGACCCGAAGAAGGTGCGGGCTTTCGCCAACGCCTAA
- the cydD gene encoding thiol reductant ABC exporter subunit CydD has translation MKPLDPRLLTHAGHTKKYVAFLVALGVLDAALIAAQIVLIAYAVSPIFYGQAAPADVLPRVAWLGIVIAARFALAYVRDAYGHRSAVKVIADLRGKVLRKAAALGDRWLSRNTTDTVTLVTRGLDDLEAYFVQFLPQLFLSVTAMPALIVLLFYFDWISALFVIFCNPLVPIFMILIGKMTSRYSNERLAAMQDLSAQLLDLLAGLATIKGLGREHGPEKRVQSLGNRFAEKTMQTLYVAFLSGAALEFLTTLTTALVAVNIGLRMVNGSVPLQIGLIAIMLTPEILKPLREVGTQFHASVNGVTAAEGAFAILDLPLAEHPGTAPVPDLNTAEIRFEDVSVFAPGRSTVAPANLSCTIAPGHITVLRGPSGSGKTTTVNVLLGLLDPDSGSVTVGGTPLAQIDREAWWEHISWVPQRPVIVPGTVAENVGGIAPEAAALTGFDDVLASLPDGWQTVLGHGGTGLSVGQRQRLALTRALTSSRKIVILDEPSAHLDAISEEYVANVVTSLKAAGHTVIVIAHRHAITELADHVIDVAASTRDISAEQLESLALRESTEYAAYIQAQRADYALPRQWRDEAVSDHVTDVEAAGGEAAGVEEAAAGGETATAPRSQATEGGQR, from the coding sequence GTGAAACCACTCGACCCACGCCTGCTCACCCACGCCGGCCATACGAAGAAATATGTCGCGTTCCTCGTGGCCCTCGGCGTCCTCGACGCAGCCCTCATCGCGGCTCAAATCGTCCTCATCGCCTACGCCGTCTCCCCTATCTTCTACGGGCAGGCCGCCCCCGCCGATGTTCTGCCACGGGTGGCCTGGCTCGGCATCGTCATCGCGGCACGCTTCGCGCTGGCCTACGTGCGCGATGCGTACGGCCACCGCTCGGCCGTCAAGGTCATTGCGGACCTGCGCGGCAAGGTGCTACGAAAGGCGGCCGCGCTCGGCGATCGCTGGCTGAGCCGGAACACGACGGACACGGTCACCCTCGTCACCCGCGGGCTGGACGACCTGGAGGCCTACTTCGTCCAGTTCCTCCCCCAGCTCTTCCTCTCGGTCACGGCAATGCCGGCACTCATCGTGCTCCTGTTCTATTTCGATTGGATCTCCGCCCTCTTCGTCATCTTCTGCAACCCGCTGGTGCCCATCTTCATGATCCTCATCGGCAAGATGACCTCCCGCTACTCCAACGAACGCCTGGCCGCGATGCAGGACCTCTCCGCCCAACTGCTTGACCTCCTCGCCGGCCTGGCCACCATCAAGGGCCTGGGCCGCGAACACGGCCCAGAAAAGCGCGTGCAGTCCCTGGGCAACCGCTTCGCCGAGAAAACGATGCAGACACTCTACGTGGCCTTCCTCTCCGGCGCCGCCCTCGAGTTCCTCACCACGCTCACCACCGCGCTGGTGGCCGTCAACATCGGTCTGCGCATGGTCAACGGCTCAGTGCCGCTCCAAATCGGTCTCATCGCCATCATGCTCACCCCGGAGATCCTCAAACCGCTGCGCGAGGTCGGCACCCAGTTCCACGCCTCCGTCAACGGGGTCACGGCCGCCGAAGGCGCCTTCGCGATCCTCGACCTGCCCCTTGCCGAGCACCCGGGCACCGCGCCCGTCCCCGACCTCAACACCGCCGAGATCCGCTTCGAGGACGTCTCCGTCTTCGCGCCCGGACGCTCCACCGTCGCACCCGCGAACCTAAGCTGCACCATCGCACCCGGCCACATCACCGTGCTCCGAGGGCCCTCTGGCTCGGGCAAGACGACGACGGTGAACGTCCTCCTCGGCCTGCTCGATCCCGACTCCGGCAGCGTCACCGTGGGCGGTACCCCACTTGCTCAGATCGACCGCGAGGCCTGGTGGGAGCACATCTCCTGGGTTCCCCAACGCCCCGTCATCGTCCCCGGCACGGTTGCCGAGAACGTCGGCGGGATCGCACCGGAGGCGGCGGCGCTCACCGGCTTCGACGACGTTCTCGCGTCACTTCCCGACGGCTGGCAGACCGTACTCGGGCACGGCGGCACCGGCCTGTCGGTCGGCCAGCGTCAGCGCCTCGCTCTCACCCGCGCCCTGACCTCCTCCCGAAAGATTGTCATCCTAGACGAGCCCTCCGCCCACCTCGACGCCATCAGCGAGGAGTACGTCGCCAACGTCGTCACCTCGCTCAAGGCCGCCGGGCACACCGTCATCGTCATCGCCCACCGCCACGCCATCACTGAGCTGGCCGATCACGTCATCGACGTCGCCGCCTCCACCCGAGACATCAGCGCCGAGCAGCTCGAGTCACTCGCCCTGCGTGAATCGACCGAATACGCCGCCTACATCCAGGCCCAGCGCGCCGACTACGCCCTGCCTCGCCAGTGGCGAGACGAGGCGGTCTCCGACCACGTTACGGATGTAGAGGCAGCCGGCGGGGAGGCAGCCGGCGTGGAGGAGGCAGCAGCGGGCGGCGAAACCGCTACCGCCCCACGCTCACAAGCCACCGAAGGAGGCCAGCGATGA
- the cydC gene encoding thiol reductant ABC exporter subunit CydC — MIAKDERRALRRAIGMLDYNKKTFAWSVAAGSGAIGSGVSLGATSAWLIARAAELPPVLDLSVASTAVRMFGVGKAIFRYLERIASHWVALYGMANLRSRVYSTMASSTTDVVTSVKRGDLLARTGADVDEIGNVVVKSMLPAAVAIVVSVLSLAIVGFLSPLIALTLAACLLISGVLAPAIAARGVRADQEAQILHRAELNAQALTMLESASDLRVSGRMGSMEDQLARTEERIASRRDSSARPAALSHALDTLAMGMAVVAALLIGTRQMAAGDLTGIELVVCTLVPLSAFEATTRLGDAATQLVRSASAAKRIVDLLEAAESHTKPEPDERPDDGSGLVARGLRIGWPGGPTIGGPIDLDLSPGKTIAIVGPSGIGKSTLLYTLAGMLAPREGEVRLGGRDAWRIDRKTISAQLSLTAEDAHIFETSVLENLRVARASVTPAQAEDLLAQAGLANWLAQLPDGVDTVLGSNATSISGGERRRLLLARALAGSATYMLLDEPGEHLDPVTADELIRDLLSVGNDDRGVILVTHRLTPLDAVDEVIMLGHVAGGVGVLARGTHAELAAQMPTYSWSLAQE, encoded by the coding sequence ATGATCGCGAAGGACGAACGCCGGGCGCTACGCCGCGCAATCGGCATGCTCGACTACAACAAGAAGACTTTCGCCTGGTCCGTCGCGGCGGGCTCGGGCGCCATCGGCTCGGGCGTTTCCCTCGGAGCCACCTCGGCCTGGCTCATCGCCCGCGCCGCGGAGCTTCCCCCGGTGCTCGACCTGTCGGTAGCGTCGACGGCGGTGCGCATGTTCGGCGTCGGCAAGGCGATCTTCCGCTATCTTGAACGCATCGCCTCCCACTGGGTGGCCCTCTACGGCATGGCAAACCTTCGCTCGCGCGTCTACTCGACGATGGCGAGCTCAACCACCGACGTCGTGACCTCAGTCAAGCGTGGCGACCTGCTGGCCCGCACGGGAGCGGACGTGGACGAGATCGGCAACGTCGTCGTCAAGTCGATGCTACCGGCTGCCGTCGCGATCGTCGTCTCCGTGCTCTCCCTTGCCATCGTCGGCTTCCTCTCCCCGCTCATTGCGCTCACGCTCGCAGCCTGCCTATTGATCTCCGGCGTCCTCGCGCCCGCCATCGCCGCCCGCGGCGTCCGCGCGGACCAGGAGGCCCAAATCCTCCACCGGGCCGAGCTCAACGCTCAGGCCCTCACCATGCTCGAATCGGCCTCCGACCTGCGAGTCTCAGGCCGCATGGGCAGCATGGAGGACCAGCTTGCGCGAACCGAGGAGCGCATCGCCTCCCGCCGGGACAGCTCGGCGCGCCCGGCGGCGCTATCGCACGCGCTCGACACGCTCGCGATGGGCATGGCTGTCGTCGCCGCGCTCCTCATCGGCACCCGCCAAATGGCGGCCGGGGACCTGACCGGCATCGAGCTTGTGGTCTGCACGCTTGTGCCGCTTTCCGCCTTCGAGGCCACCACACGCCTCGGAGACGCCGCTACCCAGCTGGTGCGATCGGCGTCGGCGGCGAAGAGGATCGTCGACCTATTGGAGGCGGCCGAGTCCCACACCAAACCAGAACCCGACGAGCGCCCCGACGACGGTTCGGGGCTCGTCGCCCGCGGCCTGCGCATCGGCTGGCCCGGCGGCCCCACCATCGGAGGGCCCATCGACCTCGACCTCAGCCCGGGCAAGACGATCGCGATCGTCGGCCCCTCCGGCATCGGCAAATCCACGCTCCTGTACACGCTCGCCGGCATGCTCGCCCCGCGCGAGGGCGAGGTCCGCCTCGGAGGACGCGATGCCTGGCGCATCGACCGCAAGACGATCTCCGCACAGCTCTCCCTCACCGCCGAGGATGCCCACATCTTCGAAACCTCGGTGCTCGAAAACCTGCGCGTCGCCCGCGCGAGCGTCACCCCCGCGCAAGCCGAGGATCTGCTCGCCCAGGCGGGCCTGGCTAACTGGCTTGCCCAGCTCCCAGACGGCGTGGACACCGTGCTCGGCTCGAACGCCACCTCGATCTCCGGCGGCGAGCGCCGCCGCCTCCTACTCGCCCGCGCACTGGCCGGCTCAGCCACATACATGCTCCTCGACGAGCCCGGCGAACACCTCGACCCGGTCACCGCCGACGAGCTCATTCGTGACCTGCTCTCCGTGGGCAACGACGACCGCGGCGTCATCCTCGTCACCCACCGCCTCACCCCGCTCGACGCCGTGGACGAGGTGATCATGCTCGGGCACGTCGCCGGCGGGGTCGGCGTGCTCGCGCGCGGCACGCACGCCGAGCTCGCTGCGCAGATGCCCACCTACTCCTGGTCACTTGCCCAAGAATAG